Proteins co-encoded in one Scylla paramamosain isolate STU-SP2022 unplaced genomic scaffold, ASM3559412v1 Contig4, whole genome shotgun sequence genomic window:
- the LOC135096560 gene encoding LOW QUALITY PROTEIN: leiomodin-2-like (The sequence of the model RefSeq protein was modified relative to this genomic sequence to represent the inferred CDS: substituted 1 base at 1 genomic stop codon), translated as IVIIILLLFFFFFFLLLSLIKASSQNKSFSLILSHKHVRLALFSLFYSPTFPPPPPPPPPPPPPPPPLPPGKXINKRTTTTITTTTTTTTTTTTKLMKKNKNKTKNQT; from the exons attgtcatcattattctcctcctcttcttcttcttcttctttctcctcctctctctaataAAAGCTAGCTCACAAAACAAGTCATTCTCTTTAATTTTATCTCACAAACACGTGCGTCTcgctctattttctctcttttattctcctacttttcctcctcctcctccacctcctcctcctcctcctcctcctcctcctcctcttcctcct ggaaaataaataaataaaagaacaacaacaacaataacaacaacaacaacaacaacaacaacaacaacaacgaaattaatgaaaaaaaacaaaaacaaaacaaaaaatcaaacttAA